One Nocardia huaxiensis genomic window, CGCATGGGTGTCAGTTTGTCCAAGGGCGGCAATGTTTCGCTGACGAAGCAGGCTCCGAACCTCACGGCCGTGGCCGTCGGCCTGGGCTGGGATGTGCGGACCACCACCGGGACCGACTTCGACCTGGACGCGAGCGCGATCGCGACCGGCGCCGACAAGAAGGTCGTGTCGGACAAGCACTTCGTCTTCTTCAACAACCTGTCCTCCCCGGAAGGCAGCATCGTCCACGCCGGCGACAACCGCACCGGTGAGGGCGAGGGCGACGACGAGGTCATCAATGTCGACCTGGCCAACACGCCGCCGACCATCGAGTCCATCTTCTTCCCGGTCTCGATCTACGACGCCGAAACCCGCAGCCAGTCCTTCGGCCAGGTCCGCAACGCCTACATCCGCGTCGTCGACCAGGCCAACGGCGCCGAGCTCGCCCGCTACGACCTGTCCGAGGACGCCTCGACCGAGACCGCCATGGTCTTCGGCGAGCTGTACCGCAACGGCGCCGAGTGGAAGTTCCGGGCCATCGGCCAGGGCTACGCCTCCGGCCTGTCGGGCATTGCACGCGACTACGGCGTCAACGTCTAGCAGTTTCGCTCCACGCCGAGGGGGCTCGGATCGACCGGGCCCCCTTCGGCATACTCACCCCCGACAACCGTCGCCCGATATCACTCATGAAAGGCCATAGCCGGTGCGAATATTCGGCCTCTCCATAGCTGTCACGGTCGTGTCTTTGATCGTGGCGGCCGCGTATGGCGCCCAAGGCTCCATGGGCGCACTGAAGGCGCTCGCACTGTGCGCCATTCTGGGCATCCTCGAGGTGTCGCTGTCCTTCGACAACGCCGTCATCAACGCCACCGTGCTGCAGCGGATGAGCGAGTTCTGGCAGAAGATCTTCCTCACCATCGGCGTGCTGATCGCCGTCTTCGGTATGCGCCTGGTCTTCCCGCTCGCCATCGTGTGGATCACCGCGGGGCTGAACCCCAAGGAAGCCCTCGACCTGGCGCTGAACCCGCCCACCGACGGCAGCCCCACCTACGAAAGCCTGCTCACCGCGGCACATCCGCAGATCGCGGCCTTCGGTGGCGCGTTCCTGCTGCTGCTGTTCCTGAACTTCATCCTCGAAGAGCACGAGATCACCTGGCTCAGCTGGCTGGAGAAGCCGCTGGCCAAGCTCGGCAAGCTGGACATGCTCGCGGTGGTGCTGACCCTGGTCGCCATCGTGCTGGCCGCCGAATTCGCCGCCTCCGAGGAGGAGCGCTCCACGGTGCTGCTGGCCGGCATCCTGGGCGCGGTCACCTACATCGTGGTCGACGGCCTCGGATCCATGTTCCACACCGAGGAAATGGTCGAGGAGGCCGAGCACGCCGGACCGTCGGAACTGGCCAAGGCCACCGGTAAGGCAGGCTTCTTCCTGTTCCTGTACCTGGAAGTCCTCGACGCGTCGTTCTCCTTCGACGGCGTCATCGGCGCGTTCGCCATCACCTCCGACCCGATCATCATCGCGCTGGGCCTGGGCCTGATCGGCGCCATGTTCGTCCGGTCCATCACGGTGTACCTGGTGCGCAAGGGCACGCTCTCGGAGTACGTGTACCTGGAGCACGGCGCGCACTGGGCCATCGGCGCGCTGGCGGTCATCCTGCTTGTCTCGATCGGCCCGCACGTGCCCGAACTGGTCACCGGTCTCATCGGCGTCGGCTTCATCGGCGCGGCCTTCATCGCCTCCATCCTGCGCAACAAGCGCGAGGGCGGCGAGGAGAGCATCGAACTCGAGAAGGAAACCACACCGGTCGGCTGAACAGCCGAGTAGTGTGGTCGGCGAAGATACGCCGACTTCCCGCGCCCGCCACGAGAATTCGCGGCGGGCGCGGGTCGTTTCGGAACCTCTTTCGAAAGCCTGTGTGCAGAACCCTGGGGAGGGAGTTCGATCATGACCTATCAGCAGCCCGGCGGCGTGAATCTCGGCAAGGTGACCCTGGACAAGGCGACCCCGTCGGTCAGCCTCACCAAACCCGGTGACCGCCAAGGCGTCATGCGGGTGAACCTGAACTGGTCGCAGGGGGTCAAGCGCGGACTGTTCCGCCGCTCCAATGCCGTCGACCTGGACCTCGGCTGCCTGTGGGAGCTCAACGACGGCCGCAAGGGCGTCATCCAGGCCCTGGGCAACAGTTTCGGCAATCTGCAGGCCCCGCCCTACATCCAGCTCGACGGCGACGACCGCAGCGGCTCGTCCACCGGCGGCGAGAACATGCACATCAATCTGGATCAGCCGGACTTCTTCCGCCGCATCCTGATCTTCGCCTACATCTATGAGGGCGTACCGAACTGGGCCTCGGCCGACGGCGTGGTGACCCTGTTCCCCACCGCCGGACCCCAGGTCGAGGTCCGGCTGGACTCCCCCGTCAACGACGCCCGCTCGTGCGCGGTCGCCCTGCTGGAGAACATCGGCGGCGGACTCCAGGTGCGGCGAGAAGTGCAGTACATCAACGGAAGTCAGAGCGCCATCGACCGCGCCTACAACTGGGGCCTGAACTGGACCCCCGGTCGCAAGTAATTCACAGCATGCGGCGCGGCGCGATCATGTGCCGCGCCCGCCACACCGACACCCGCGACCACACCGCCTGCTGAATCGCGAGCGTGGCCCAGCCCGCCAGAGCCATCCCGGCGATGTTCAGGAACAGCTGCGCGACACTGCCCCACACCGTGGAACCGTCCAGGAACGCCACGCCCAGCGCGATATTGCCAGCGGCGGGCACCGTCGTCACCGAGATGAAAACCCCGGCCAGGCCCAGGGCTTTCGCCGAGGTGATGGCCAGCACGCCCGCCGCTCCCGCGACCACCGCGACAATGAACGACCACTTGTCGGGCGTGTAGATGAAGGCCGTGCCCGGCCGCGGCCCGTCGATGTCCTCGAGGGTGATCCAGCCCAGCCCGCGGGCGATGATCGCCAGCACCAGCGTCAGCGCGATCGCCACCACGAAACCCACCACCAGGGTGCGAAGCGCCAACTGCAACAGGGTGAATCGCCGTCGCACCAGCGCCACACCCAGCGCGGCGATCGGGCCGAACTCGGGCCCCAGCACCATCGCGCCGACCACCAGAATCGGCGCGTCGGTGATGATGGCGATACTGGCGATGATGGTGGCCAGCGTCATGAAACTCAGGTAGGTCCAATTGAGTTCGGTGTCGTCGTAGGCGCGCTGGGCGACCTCGGCCCACACCACGGCATCCGAACTACTGCCGGGCGTGCGGATCTCCGCGTCGAAAGCCCTGCGGGACAACCAGGTATCGACCCGCTCGAGTTCGACACTGCCCTCCTGATGCACCCGCATGGCACGCAACTGCTGCACGATGTCGTTCGCGCCCTCCCGCGCGACCTGCGCGGTGATCATGTCGCCGGGCGGGCACACCCCCACCCCGCGGAACACCGCCAGCCCGGACACCGCCTCGTCGCAATCGAGAATGCCGAGGATGTCGTCGGTCATCTTGTCCGGAGCCATGATCCGAAGGTGCAGCATGGGGACAGTCTGCACGGCTCGCGCCGCGGTAGCGGGTTATCGGCCGGGCACCGGCGCGGATGTCGTGTCCCGGGCGATCCCGGCGAGCGCGTTGAAAGGGTAGAGCTCCACGAATTCCCTACGTGCGGCGCCGAATCCGCGCACCCGCGGCTCGGCCCACAGGAACACGAAGAAGAACACCACCAGCAGCGCGGCCCGGCCCCACACGCCGAACAGCACGATGTTCTCCTCCACCTCGGCCGGATAACCGGAGCCGAGCGCGTAGAAGTAGCGGAACACCCCGATGCCGATGGCGGCGTCGGCCAGCAGGTACACCGCGATCAGCGGCCAGCGCACCCGCAACAGCACCAGGAACGGAATCAGCCACAGCGTGTACTGCGGCGAATGCACCTTGTGGAACAACAGGAATCCACACAGCATGGCGCCGCTCACGCCGATCCACGGAAAGCCGCCGGTGGCCAGATACCGCCTGCACCCCAGCCACACCGCGAGCCCGAACGACACCAGGATGAGCAGCGGCGAAATCGTCGACACCAGATCCTGGAACGCCTGCTCACCATGCTCGGAGGCGTCGAACATGGGCCGCAGTCCCCAGTACCAGATGGAGTTGGTGGTGATGTCGGCCTGCCGCAACTGCTGGAAGGTGATCGACGCCCGCCAGCCGTCGTAGCCGGCGACCGCGAACGGCAGATTGATCGCCACCACGGTGCCGATCGCGGCCAGGGCCACCGAGACCGCGCCGCTCACGTCGAAGCGCCGTTCCTCGCTCGGATATTCGTCCTGCTCACCGAGGAGCACGTAGATCATCAAGGGAAGCACGAAGATTCCCGGATACAGCTTCAGGCAGAAGCCGACACCCAGCAGCACCGCGGCCGCGATTCCCCTGGCGCGCAACGAATACCGGGTCAGCGCGGTCATCACATAGAACGCCGCCACCGCCGTGCAGACCACCGGCAGTTCCCAATTGTGGAAGGCGTACAGCACCAGCGGCGGGCCCGCCGCCCACAGGAAGGCCGCGCGTCCCGCCATCCGGCCCAGCATCCACGCCGTCAGCAGCGCGAACGGGGCCAGCAGCAGTGCGGTGTCGAACAGGAACATGGCGTCGTTGTCCGCGCCGAGCGCACCCGCCCACATGAACAGTCCGCTCAGCACCGGGTATTCGACCGCACCGCCGGTCAGGTAGCCGTCGGCGGTGATGCCGCCACTCACATAGGGAAAGACATGCTCGTCGATGCCCCGCCCGAGCCACAGGTACTGGATATCCGAGTAGCAGACGCTCGAGTCCTTGATGACGTCGAACTTCAGGCTGCGCCCCGAACTCTCGAACGGGCCTCCCGCGCACCGCGCCTTGTTCAGATATCCGAGGAGCAGCGTGAGCGCGCACACCAGCACACACCAGAACGCCGCCGTCGCATGCCAACCCGCTGCTCCCGCACGACGCCCGGTTTCGGACTCGCGGGAGACGGGTCGGTTCGACATGCGCACCACCCTAGGCGGCAACCCTGCCCGGCGGCTCCCTTTGCCCGGTCGATGGGCTGATTTCACCCCGAGGGTCAGGCGGTTTCACCCCTGGGTCGCGCCCCCTGTAGTCTTGTCGGGTTGCTGACGCAACGAACCCTCCTGCCCACGGAACGTCCGTGGGCCGTTCACAGTCCACAGGAGGTGATGAGGTCCGTGCGTCATTATGAAGTGATGGTTATTCTCGATCCGAGCCTGGACGAGCGCACCGTCGGCCCGAACCTGAACAACATGCTTGGTGTTGTCGGGTCCGAGGGCGGCAAGGTCGACAACGTCGACATCTGGGGCCGCCGTCGTCTGGCTTACGAGATCAACAAGCAGGCCGAGGGCATCTACGCGGTGGTCACGCTGACCGCCGAGTCCGCGACCGTCAGCGAGCTCGATCGCCAGCTGGGTCTGAACGAGTCGGTGCTGCGCACCAAGGTGCTGCGCCTCGACAAGAAGTAAGTCCAGTTCTCCCGCACGTGCACACGTTGAACGTCGGTCCCTTTCTCTAGGCTGACTGACAACAGACGCGTGCACTGCGGACTGCACCGGAGTAGCAGGAGGAACCATGGCAGCAGGCGACACGGTCATCACCGTCATCGGAAACTTGACGGCCGACCCCGAGCTTCGATTCACGCCCGCGGGCGCAGCGGTTGCGAACTTCACCGTCGCATCCACTCCCCGTGTGTTCGACCGTAATTCGAATGAATGGAAAGACG contains:
- a CDS encoding TerD family protein; translated protein: MGVSLSKGGNVSLTKQAPNLTAVAVGLGWDVRTTTGTDFDLDASAIATGADKKVVSDKHFVFFNNLSSPEGSIVHAGDNRTGEGEGDDEVINVDLANTPPTIESIFFPVSIYDAETRSQSFGQVRNAYIRVVDQANGAELARYDLSEDASTETAMVFGELYRNGAEWKFRAIGQGYASGLSGIARDYGVNV
- a CDS encoding DUF475 domain-containing protein, whose translation is MRIFGLSIAVTVVSLIVAAAYGAQGSMGALKALALCAILGILEVSLSFDNAVINATVLQRMSEFWQKIFLTIGVLIAVFGMRLVFPLAIVWITAGLNPKEALDLALNPPTDGSPTYESLLTAAHPQIAAFGGAFLLLLFLNFILEEHEITWLSWLEKPLAKLGKLDMLAVVLTLVAIVLAAEFAASEEERSTVLLAGILGAVTYIVVDGLGSMFHTEEMVEEAEHAGPSELAKATGKAGFFLFLYLEVLDASFSFDGVIGAFAITSDPIIIALGLGLIGAMFVRSITVYLVRKGTLSEYVYLEHGAHWAIGALAVILLVSIGPHVPELVTGLIGVGFIGAAFIASILRNKREGGEESIELEKETTPVG
- a CDS encoding TerD family protein, with product MTYQQPGGVNLGKVTLDKATPSVSLTKPGDRQGVMRVNLNWSQGVKRGLFRRSNAVDLDLGCLWELNDGRKGVIQALGNSFGNLQAPPYIQLDGDDRSGSSTGGENMHINLDQPDFFRRILIFAYIYEGVPNWASADGVVTLFPTAGPQVEVRLDSPVNDARSCAVALLENIGGGLQVRREVQYINGSQSAIDRAYNWGLNWTPGRK
- a CDS encoding DUF389 domain-containing protein, with translation MLHLRIMAPDKMTDDILGILDCDEAVSGLAVFRGVGVCPPGDMITAQVAREGANDIVQQLRAMRVHQEGSVELERVDTWLSRRAFDAEIRTPGSSSDAVVWAEVAQRAYDDTELNWTYLSFMTLATIIASIAIITDAPILVVGAMVLGPEFGPIAALGVALVRRRFTLLQLALRTLVVGFVVAIALTLVLAIIARGLGWITLEDIDGPRPGTAFIYTPDKWSFIVAVVAGAAGVLAITSAKALGLAGVFISVTTVPAAGNIALGVAFLDGSTVWGSVAQLFLNIAGMALAGWATLAIQQAVWSRVSVWRARHMIAPRRML
- a CDS encoding glycosyltransferase family 87 protein; the protein is MSNRPVSRESETGRRAGAAGWHATAAFWCVLVCALTLLLGYLNKARCAGGPFESSGRSLKFDVIKDSSVCYSDIQYLWLGRGIDEHVFPYVSGGITADGYLTGGAVEYPVLSGLFMWAGALGADNDAMFLFDTALLLAPFALLTAWMLGRMAGRAAFLWAAGPPLVLYAFHNWELPVVCTAVAAFYVMTALTRYSLRARGIAAAVLLGVGFCLKLYPGIFVLPLMIYVLLGEQDEYPSEERRFDVSGAVSVALAAIGTVVAINLPFAVAGYDGWRASITFQQLRQADITTNSIWYWGLRPMFDASEHGEQAFQDLVSTISPLLILVSFGLAVWLGCRRYLATGGFPWIGVSGAMLCGFLLFHKVHSPQYTLWLIPFLVLLRVRWPLIAVYLLADAAIGIGVFRYFYALGSGYPAEVEENIVLFGVWGRAALLVVFFFVFLWAEPRVRGFGAARREFVELYPFNALAGIARDTTSAPVPGR
- the rpsF gene encoding 30S ribosomal protein S6; the protein is MRHYEVMVILDPSLDERTVGPNLNNMLGVVGSEGGKVDNVDIWGRRRLAYEINKQAEGIYAVVTLTAESATVSELDRQLGLNESVLRTKVLRLDKK